In Vitis vinifera cultivar Pinot Noir 40024 chromosome 17, ASM3070453v1, one genomic interval encodes:
- the LOC100250053 gene encoding protein NUCLEAR FUSION DEFECTIVE 4, whose protein sequence is MERIQSKWIATLASIWIQCSSGSLYTFSIFSSALKSSQGYDQSTLDTVSVVKDVGATAGVLSGFLYSAVAVPHRSRRSSSCFLRGPWVVIAVGAIQCFAGYFFLWLSVAGAIPRQPVPLMCLFMFLTAHAQTFFNTANVVTAVHNFPDFSGTVVGIMKGFLGLSGAILIQLYQAIFKGNPASYLLMLMLVTTVNPLLLMCLVRIYNTKEGDEKKHLNGFSLVALVVAGYLMALIILENILTLQFPARLFTLVLLLLLLAMPLAVTIKAQQSNFDGTSQTFLIEKNQLIDDPKQLDAEKIGKGQDPAGYHLVHSDAEQERNNDDNRVLLQGENLNLLQAMGTCNFWCLFLAMACGMGSGLATVNNIGQIGGAFGYKSFETSTLVSLWSIWNFLGRFGTGYVSDYFLHTRGWARPVFMVITLATMSIGHFVIASGMPGALYAGSVLVGVSYGSQWSLMPTITSEIFGVQHLGTIFNTITMASPVGSYIFSVRVVGYIYDKEASADGNKCTGTHCFMVSFLIMASATLLGCFVALILFLRTKSFYNQVVLRRLQHPGRV, encoded by the exons ATGGAGAGGATACAGAGCAAGTGGATAGCTACATTAGCGAGCATATGGATCCAGTGCAGCAGCGGCTCACTCTACACTTTCAGCATCTTCTCTTCGGCTCTCAAATCAAGCCAAGGTTACGACCAATCAACGCTCGACACCGTCTCTGTTGTCAAAGACGTCGGAGCCACCGCCGGTGTTCTCTCCGGCTTCCTCTACTCCGCGGTCGCCGTCCCCCACCGCAGCCGCCGCTCCTCTTCTTGCTTTCTTCGTGGCCCATGGGTGGTTATCGCTGTGGGGGCGATCCAGTGCTTTGCGGGCTATTTCTTCTTATGGCTTTCTGTCGCCGGAGCCATTCCCCGGCAGCCGGTGCCGCTCATGTGCCTCTTCATGTTCCTGACGGCTCATGCTCAGACCTTTTTCAACACGGCTAACGTGGTCACCGCTGTTCACAACTTCCCTGATTTTAGCGGCACAGTTGTTGGCATCATGAAG GGTTTTCTTGGTTTGAGTGGAGCAATATTAATTCAATTATATCAGGCAATATTCAAGGGAAACCCTGCCTCATATCTTCTCATGCTGATGCTGGTGACCACTGTCAATCCTCTGTTGCTCATGTGTTTGGTCAGAATCTATAATACAAAAGAAGGAGATGAGAAGAAGCACCTGAATGGTTTTTCATTGGTTGCTTTAGTTGTAGCTGGTTACCTGATGGCCTTAATAATCTTAGAGAACATCCTCACTTTGCAATTTCCAGCACGCCTTTTTACCCTTGTTCTTCTGCTGCTGCTGCTTGCCATGCCTCTTGCTGTTACAATTAAAGCCCAGCAGAGCAACTTTGATGGAACTTCTCAAACTTTCTTGATTGAGAAGAACCAATTAATAGATGACCCAAAACaattggatgctgagaaaatagGTAAAGGGCAAGATCCTGCTGGATATCATTTGGTGCATAGTGATGCTGAACAAGAGagaaataatgatgataatagggTTTTACTCCAGGGAGAAAACCTGAATCTGTTGCAAGCCATGGGCACCTGTAACTTTTGGTGTTTGTTTCTTGCCATGGCATGTGGAATGGGTTCAGGACTTGCCACAGTGAATAACATTGGCCAAATTGGAGGAGCATTTGGTTACAAAAGCTTTGAGACAAGTACTTTAGTTTCTTTATGGAGCATTTGGAATTTTCTTGGTCGTTTTGGAACTGGTTATGTATCAGACTATTTCCTGCATACAAGAGGATGGGCAAGGCCAGTATTCATGGTCATCACTCTTGCAACCATGAGTATTGGTCATTTTGTTATTGCTTCTGGTATGCCTGGTGCTCTTTATGCTGGTTCAGTATTAGTGGGTGTATCTTATGGTTCACAATGGTCACTAATGCCCACAATCACTTCTGAGATATTTGGTGTACAGCATTTGGGCACCATATTCAACACCATTACCATGGCAAGTCCAGTTGGATCTTATATTTTCTCGGTGAGGGTGGTTGGCTACATTTATGATAAAGAAGCATCAGCAGACGGGAATAAATGCACAGGAACTCACTGCTTCATGGTATCTTTTCTCATTATGGCATCAGCTACCCTGTTGGGGTGTTTTGTTGCTTTGATATTGTTCCTCCGAACTAAAAGCTTCTATAACCAAGTTGTACTACGAAGACTGCAACATCCGGGTAGAGTGTAA